In the Theobroma cacao cultivar B97-61/B2 chromosome 1, Criollo_cocoa_genome_V2, whole genome shotgun sequence genome, one interval contains:
- the LOC18611197 gene encoding microtubule-associated protein RP/EB family member 1C has protein sequence MATNIGMMDSAYFVGRSEILAWINSTLHLNLSKVEEACSGAVHCQLMDAVHPGMVPMHKVNFDAKNEYEMIQNYKVLQDVFNKLKITKHIEVSKLVKGRPLDNLEFMQWMKRYCDSVNGGGLHNYNALERREASKGGKEAGKKSAPSHSSTKGSTAAPKPPSSHARRNSNDVPSSVNTTNQSAKTSSKSSTSVYDEQITELKLSVDSLEKERDFYFAKLRDIEILCQTPEIEDSPIVAAIKRILYATDGDASVVTEAQAMVSLQPKEAEALSPIAEVSEEKSISETQKRKNILNIDVDAAGITTLSPRQRLSDASDVHCSGSPLMTY, from the exons atggCGACGAATATCGGAATGATGGATTCGGCTTACTTCGTGGGCAGATCTGAGATTCTCGCTTGGATTAATTCCACTCTCCATCTCAATCTCTCCAAAGTCgaagag GCATGTTCCGGCGCAGTTCATTGCCAGCTAATGGATGCGGTTCATCCAGGGATGGTGCCGATGCACAAAGTCAACTTCGATGCCAAAAACGAATACGAGATGATCCAAAATTACAAAGTCCTCCAAGACGTCTTTAACAAACTCAAAATCACCAAg CATATTGAGGTGAGCAAGCTGGTGAAAGGGAGGCCGCTCGATAATCTGGAGTTCATGCAATGGATGAAAAGATACTGTGATTCGGTTAATGGAGGCGGTCTTCATAA TTACAATGCATTGGAAAGGAGAGAGGCTTCTAAAGGAGGAAAAGAAGCCGGCAAGAAATCAGCACCATCACACTCCTCAACCAAGGGTTCAACTGCTGCTCCGAAACCTCCATCTTCCCATGCTAGAAGGAACAGCAACGATGTTCCATCATCTGTGAACACTACAAATCAATCAGCTAAGACTTCATCCAAATCATCTACATCAGTTTATGATGAACAG ATCACGGAATTGAAGCTGTCTGTGGATAGTCTTGAGAAAGAGAGGGATTTCTACTTTGCAAAGTTGAGAGACATAGAGATTCTCTGCCAGACTCCTGAGATTGAAGACTCACCG ATTGTTGCAGCTATCAAAAGGATTTTATATGCTACAGATGGTGATGCATCAGTGGTGACTGAAGCTCAAGCCATGGTGTCTCTTCAACCGAAGGAAGCAGAGGCCTTGAGTCCAATTGCTGAGGTATCGGAAGAAAAATCCATTTCTGAAACTCAGAAGAGGAAAAACATTTTGAACATCGATGTTGATGCTGCTGGAATCACAACATTGTCTCCAAGGCAAAGGCTCTCCGATGCTTCTGATGTCCACTGCAGTGGGTCACCGCTTATGACTTACTGA